The Deltaproteobacteria bacterium region AAGGCCTACAGGTCTCCGACGATGAGTTTCAAGCGCTCAATATCAAACCCGGTAAGTTTCATGGCGATTGGAACTATACGCTTCTTCCTCGCTCTTAATCGGTAACTTAATTCTTGCCCATGCCTTAGGCTACGGCGCGTTACTTTTGTCTTTGCCTGTGGCCTGCAGCCTCTAGCCTCTAGCCTTGTTTCGTATCGGCTCCTCCGCCTGCGTATACTGCGCCACTCAGCGTACTCACTGTCGGAAGTGTATAGATGACGAACACTCGTCGTATAACCGATAGCGCAGCCGTAGAAGATGAGATCATTCCTACGAGGACAAAGGTACAACAGAACTGATTGTCGTGAGAGAGGGAAGGGAGCATACCAATAGGAATCCATGCCCATCCTCCGCTGAGGAGCACGGTGACAGCGACCTGCCAGTTGCTCCATTGCTCTGCCGTGTAGCGGGATGGGGAAAGGTCATACGCACGGATTAGTACGAGGCGTATCGAGGTGCTAAGAAGCATGACCGCAAGCCATATGAGGAGGGATCTATGTGAAAGTTCCTTCCAGACCAACGCTGTCAGGGCAAGTGAAGTGAGCGGAATGGGGACAGTTGTGGTCTTGACGTTCGAATAGAGAATCCGCACTTGCTCCGCGAGAACAAAAGTATCACGAGCTTCTGTATGAGATTCCATCGCTCTGAGAACAATCCCTTAGGTAAAGTAATGATGACAGCAACTCGCCCTGTACCTTGTAAAATGGCACAGCGCGTGTAACCGAAAGGCAAAACGTCGGAAGAAGAAGTGATGGAAGAGGAGTCCGGTTTTTCCTTGCCTATATTATCGTTACCACCCGAGGTGACTTTAAGCGCAGTAAGGAAAGAACCACAGCGATCGCACAGACAAAGGCGGCAAGAAGAAAAACGTCTTGAAATGCGGGTATGAAACTCTGTGCGTTGTCGAGTGTGGGCAGACGCAGCTGCTCAGCATGGAACGCCCGACGACTGGCAAACATCATACTCGCGCCGGTGACACCGAGGACCACTCCCAGCGTGCGCATCATTTGCGTCATACTTCCAGCCACCCCTTGCTGTTCGCGGGGAATGGCGCCCATGACGAAATTCATGTTCGGAGCTTGAAAAAGACCGAGACCAATCCCTACGAGTCCTAAGGCGACGACGACCATCAGCGTATGCGAATTGGCATCAAGCTGGGCAATACTCCACAACCCAAGTGCTTCTACACCTAAGCCGAGACTACTTAGCCGTGCGGTACCCAAGCGGTCTGACAGTTTTCCTGCCAATGGTGCAACAAGTGCCGTTGCCGCTGGACTCATAGTGAGTAACAACCCTCCACTCTTAGCGGTGTACCCCAACCCATTGACGATGTAATAGGGAACTAACAACCAGATTGCGAACATTGAGCAGTTGGCCAAGACATTGAGCACGTTGGCGACGACGAATGCGGGACGACGAAACAGCTTGAGATCGACCACGGGTGCAGGTGTTCGTGCCTCAAAGAGGAGGAATACGACCAGACATAAGGCCGCACCGATGAACACTGTGACGACGAGCGGAGAGAGCCAACCGAGATCACGTCCGCGACTGATTGCCAGGAGGAATCCCGCAACACTGCCAGCCAGAGTCATTGCTCCTATCCAGTCAAACGGTTGGCTGTCTTGACGTATTGGTTGAAGAGCAATGCGGCTAAACGCGAGAGCTGCTAAGAGAATAGCTGGCAGTAGGCGAAAGAGGTACACTGCGCGCCAGCCGAAAGTATCGACGAGTATCCCACCGAGTAAGGGGCCTAACGCAAAACCTACCGCCGCACTCATCTGAAAAATGCCAAGCGCCTGTCCTCGGGTTTCTGCTGGGGTTGTCAGGGTTACGAGCGCTGGTGCAGCGGCCAGTACCAGCGCGATACCAACTCCCTGCAGGACACGGGCGGCTAGAAAGAGCGAAAAAGTCGGCGCAATACCGCACAGCAAAAAGGCAAGCGCGCTCAGAACGAGGCCCCACGTGAGCAGGCGTTGATGACCCCAGAGATCCGCAAGTCGCCCACAGCCGAGCAATAAGCTGGCGTAGGTCAGGACATAACTAATGACAATCCACTGCATGGACGGTACATCAAGAGAAAAGGCTGCAGCGATGGCTGGGAATGCGATGTTGACCGAAGAATCGAGAGACGATAACAGAGCGCTCAAGCTGGCCAGAAGGAGCACCAGACGTGGCGTCAAAGTACGAGGGGGCGTTGTGTCGATGAGTTCCACCTTGCTAAGCTGCGCATCACAACAAGAAATTTTCGCATCTAATTCAGAAGTTCGTTCATCTGTCAATCGACGGTGGAGGATGGGGAGGAAACAGGTATTTGTATGACGCAGGCACAATCGTTACGGGCGATGTTATCTGAAGACCGGTTGCTGATGGCTGCAGGGGCGTATGATGTCATCTCAGCCCGCTTAGTAGAAGAAGCCGGGTTCCCACTAGTGTACTACTCAGGGGGGGTGTCGGCTGGGGTGCTCGGCTATCCTGACTTTGGTCTGCGGAGCCTCACTGAGATGGTGATCCAACTCAAAGGTGTGTGTCGCGCCGTGAGTGTGCCCGTGATTGCTGACGCTGAAGCTGGTTTTGGCTCGGTCCTGAATGTTGTCCATATGGTGCAAGAATATGAGCGCAGTGGGGTTGCAGGATTGCATATTGAAGACCAAGACTCCCCGCGTCGCTGCGGTCACCTGGGTGGCAAGGTGTTGGTCTCGGCGAAAGAACATGCCGCAAAGATTCGTGCGGCGACAGACAATCGCACGCAGTCGGATACGGTGATCATTGCGCGCATTGATGCCATTGCGGTGCATGGGGTCGATGATGCGATCGCGCGAGGAGAAGCCTATCGTGAGGCTGGTGCCGACATGCTCTTTTTCGAAGCGTTTGAAACCGTCAAACAAATGGAAAAGATTTGTCAGCGCTTCTCAAAGACGCCACTCGTTGTGAATATGGTCGAAGGGGGAAAGACGCCATTCTTGCCCGCACAAGATTTGCTTGAACTGGGGTTTCGTGTCGCCATCTATCCAGTCACGTCGATATTGGCGGCGACCTATCAGATGAAAAAGGTGCTGAAGTCCCTGCGCGAGACCGGGAGCACTCAAGGGAATTGGCACGAAATGTTGTCGTTTAACGAAGTGTTCAATGAGCTCCTCGGGTGGGATCAAGCATTGTCATTTATCGATCATTATAGTGAGAAAAAGGACGAGAACGCGAAACGTAGAGGATAAGTATGCCCTGATTTTCTTGCTATCACGTAACACGTATCACGCATCACGGGTTACGTATTACGTGCTGCGTGTTGCCACGAGCTTTATGAACGTCATCACCAAAGATGTTTTCACCTCCCTCGCTCTCCACGATCAGGTTGCGCGCCTTGGTCAGGTTGATGCCAAGACGCGACAAGATTTGATTTTATCCTCGCGCTATAGCCTTGATCTTGTACGGTTGCTGTCGCCGGAGATGCTCTTCTATACGATTAAAGAGATTGGCTTGGTCGATGCGGTCGGCTTACTCGCGCTGGCTTCCCCGGATCAAGTACGCGACATGATGGATCTCGACTGCTGGCGCAAAGATCATCTCGACGAACAACGCACGCTGACCTGGCTGATGTTGCTCGACGAATCTGGCAGTGGAAAACTCGCTCAGTGGGCGTTGCGTGCGGATGTTGAACTGCTTGTGCTACTCATTCGCCGTCACTTTGAGATTGTGCGGAAAGCCGACATCGAAGAAGACCCGGACTTTAACCAGAGTCTCTATTTCACCTTTGACGATCAGTATTTGCTCCGTTTCATGGGCGATGAAGAACCGATCCTTCACCTCTTGTTAGAGCGTATCCGAGTGCTCGATTACCGGCTGTACACCTACATTCTAGAAAACTGCCTGATGGAACTGGACAGCAGTTTAGAAGAAGGAGCATTTCGTTGGCGCACGGCACGCCTCGCTGATCGTGCGTATCCAGACTATGAAGAAGCGCAGGCGCTCTTCCGTGTTGTTGTGCCAGAGTCGATTGGTCGTGAACGCTTTCCTCGTATTGGCGGGCACCCGCTCCGTTTTGCTGAGGGGGAAGCGCTGATCCCATCTGACCATGCGTTGATGTTGTTGGATGTGGCGAACTCATTTTTCCTCCGTGCCTTAGATCAGCTTTCGCCGGATGTGGTCGAGGCACTGAGCCATGATCTCGCAGTACTGACGAATCAAGTGGTCATTGCTGAAGGAGCTGATCCTGGTGAAGTAAGTGATGTCCGACGATGTGTAGAACTTGCGCACGACTGCTTGAATATTGGGTTAGAATATCTGGCCAAGGGAGATGAGCGGCAAGCCGTATACCTCTTACACGAAACGATGCTGCGCCCTTTCTTTCAAATTGGGCGGAGCGTGACGTTGCGCTTGGGTCAGCAGGCGCGTGAGGTTGCACGTGATCTCCAGCATCGCATCGGTGAACCGTGGGTTGGACTAGTCGATTCGCCGTTTCGTGAAGCGACGGCCGGGGCTCAACGTCGACAGCCACTGTTTTTCCGTGGCCTGGAAACCCCTGGCGAGATTTTGTTTCGACCATTCCGTTCGCTGACCGATGTTGTGCGCGTAGAAGCGTTACTTGCACAGGTTCCCGTGTGGTTTTCGGTTTTTGCTAAACTTGAACTCTTACCCCAAGAGGCTGAATTCGAGCAGGTCTCACTCGCAGTGCTCTGGAACACCATGTTTGCACGCTGGGTCGTTACCCAGAACGTTGATATCAAACCTCTGCGACGCAGAGATCTCAACACGTTACAGAGAAAACTGCGTGGAAGTCAGCTTGATACCCAACGAGTCGCTTTCCAAAGATTTGTTGCCGACCACTGCCAGCTGTCACCGCAAGAATCGCAGGCGTTACATACCTTGGCAGAGCACGCATTGGAAAAACTGCATGAGGCACTGACTGTTGATGCGATGACGATTGAATTGCGCTTCATTGAAGGTTTGTTAATGGAAGAGTAGCCCGTATTGCGTGAGCGTTCGCTTTTGGCAAGAATTTGACTCAGTGAATGAAATCCTCCCTCTCCCTCCTTTGACAAAAGAGGGGAGATGAAGCTCCCTTTGATAATGGGGGCCGCGCCTCGCGCGGAGGGATTTGGGAGCGTTGAGAACGAACAGAAGATATTGGGGTCATAACGTTATGGATAACCTCTGGGATCGTGCTGAAGAATTGCTTGCCGCGGGAAAACCGTTTGTACTAGCCACAATCATTCGCACCCGTGGCTCTGTCCCGCGTGAAGTTGGTGCAAAAATGGTCGTGCCACGTGAAGGGCAGCCATTTGGTACCATTGGCGGTGGCTGTGGCGAGGGTGAAGTTTTGCGCCGCGCCTACCCGCTGTTTGATGAGAACCAACCGCCACGTGTGGTTGAAGTTGACCTTACTGGTGACTTCGATCAAGACGAGATTCAGGTGTGTGGTGGGTTGATGGATGTCGCACTTGATCTCTGGAAACCGGATGAGCACCGGGAGCTCGTACATGCTTTGGCTGAAGCAACACGGGCACGCCGCCCCACCGCTCTAGTGACGGCGATCAATCCGGTGACTGGCCTTCCCGCTGGGGCTAAGAGTTGCTTATCGCTGGGAGCCGAAGGCACTAAACTCACTCCAAGTTTAGAGCTTGATCCGGTGACGATACAGACATTTAGCAGTTCAGTTTCTGCTGGTACTCCGCAACTGTTCTCGGTCTCGCCTCAGGGCGAGGTGATCGAAGATGCCGTTGCCCGCGGAAAGGACTGGCCGCGCGTGTTTGTCGATGTCCAACCTGGACAACAGACTCTG contains the following coding sequences:
- a CDS encoding isocitrate lyase/PEP mutase family protein translates to MTQAQSLRAMLSEDRLLMAAGAYDVISARLVEEAGFPLVYYSGGVSAGVLGYPDFGLRSLTEMVIQLKGVCRAVSVPVIADAEAGFGSVLNVVHMVQEYERSGVAGLHIEDQDSPRRCGHLGGKVLVSAKEHAAKIRAATDNRTQSDTVIIARIDAIAVHGVDDAIARGEAYREAGADMLFFEAFETVKQMEKICQRFSKTPLVVNMVEGGKTPFLPAQDLLELGFRVAIYPVTSILAATYQMKKVLKSLRETGSTQGNWHEMLSFNEVFNELLGWDQALSFIDHYSEKKDENAKRRG
- a CDS encoding MFS transporter; translation: MCLRHTNTCFLPILHRRLTDERTSELDAKISCCDAQLSKVELIDTTPPRTLTPRLVLLLASLSALLSSLDSSVNIAFPAIAAAFSLDVPSMQWIVISYVLTYASLLLGCGRLADLWGHQRLLTWGLVLSALAFLLCGIAPTFSLFLAARVLQGVGIALVLAAAPALVTLTTPAETRGQALGIFQMSAAVGFALGPLLGGILVDTFGWRAVYLFRLLPAILLAALAFSRIALQPIRQDSQPFDWIGAMTLAGSVAGFLLAISRGRDLGWLSPLVVTVFIGAALCLVVFLLFEARTPAPVVDLKLFRRPAFVVANVLNVLANCSMFAIWLLVPYYIVNGLGYTAKSGGLLLTMSPAATALVAPLAGKLSDRLGTARLSSLGLGVEALGLWSIAQLDANSHTLMVVVALGLVGIGLGLFQAPNMNFVMGAIPREQQGVAGSMTQMMRTLGVVLGVTGASMMFASRRAFHAEQLRLPTLDNAQSFIPAFQDVFLLAAFVCAIAVVLSLLRLKSPRVVTII